Part of the Citrobacter sp. Marseille-Q6884 genome, GGAAAACAACGTCCTGCAACAGGCACTTTGGCAGGCACTGGAAACGCACCCTAAAGTGACGTTACGTGTACCGGCGTCGCTGATTGCTTTGCACCGACACCATGACCGCCATGAACTTGAGCTGGCGGGCGGTGAGCGGATCACCGCAAAACTGGTCATCGGCGCCGATGGTGCGAATTCCCAGGTGCGTCAGATGGCCGGAATTGGCATCCACGCCTGGCAGTATGCGCAATCCTGTATGTTGATAACGGTACAATGCGAGAACTCACCGGGCGACAGTACGTGGCAGCAGTTTACCCCTGATGGCCCGCGCGCATTCTTACCGCTGTTTGATCACTGGGCGTCGCTGGTGTGGTACGACACTCCGGCACGGATCCGCCAGCTACAAAGTCTTGGTATGCCGCAGTTACAAGCAGAGATCGCCAAACACTTCCCGAAACGGCTTGGCCAGGTGACGCCGGTGGTAGCGGGTGCGTTCCCTCTTACTCGTCGCCATGCTTTACAGTATGTGCAGCCGGGACTGGCACTGGTGGGCGACGCCGCGCATACCATTCATCCGCTGGCGGGGCAGGGCGTTAACCTGGGCTATCGCGATGTCGATGCGCTGATTGACGTGCTGGTCAACGCCCGCAGCTACGGTGAAGCCTGGAGCAGCCAACAGGTACTGAAGCGTTATCAGAACCGCCGTATGACCGATAACTTTATTATGCAGAGTGGAATGGATCTGTTTTATGCGGGATTCAGTAACAACCTGCAGCCGTTACGTATTATGCGTAACCTTGGGTTGATGGCGGCAGAGCGAGCCGGGGTTTTGAAACGTCAGGCGTTGAAATATGCGTTAGGATTGTAATGTTTGTGCGGGTCTACGGTGAGTTGCGTAGGCCCGATAAACGTCATGTCATCAGGGAGTAAACGCAGAAAAGCAAAAAGCTCGCCGAAGCGAGCTTTTCTTATATGGCTGGGGTACGAGGATTCGAACCTCGGAATGCTGGTATCAGAAACCAGAGCCTTACCGCTTGGCGATACCCCAACGGGTGCACCCACAATGTGGACGTCTTTTTGAAATTGGCTGGGGTACGAGGATTCGAACCTCGGAATGCTGGTATCAGAAACCAGAGCCTTACCGCTTGGCGATACCCCAACAATTTTTTGGATTTACCGAATTAAATCGATATGTCCTTAATATGGTGGCTACGACGGGATTCGAACCTGTGACCCCATCATTATGAGTGATGTGCTCTAACCAGCTGAGCTACGTAGCCAGATACTATCATATTCTTCGATGGCTGGGGTACCTGGATTCGAACCAGGGAATGCCGGTATCAAAAACCGGTGCCTTACCGCTTGGCGATACCCCAATGACCGTGGCGGTTAACCGCTATATCGAAGAAAATATGGCTGGGGTACCTGGATTCGAACCAGGGAATGCCGGTATCAAAAACCGGTGCCTTACCGCTTGGCGATACCCCATCCGTGCAACGCTTGTCGGTGAATGGTGCGGGAGGCGAGACTTGAACTCGCACACCTTGCGGCGCCAGAACCTAAATCTGGTGCGTCTACCAATTTCGCCACTCCCGCAAAAAAAGATGGTGGCTACGACGGGATTCGAACCTGTGACCCCATCATTATGAGTGATGTGCTCTAACCAGCTGAGCTACGTAGCCATCTTTTTTTTCGCGTTACCTTATCGGCGTTGCGGGGCGCATTATGCGTATTGAGCCTTGAAGCGTCAACCCCTTTTTCATTGAAAATAGCTGGAATGTGACTGTTTGGTTAGGTTGCGAACAGCATGACGCAATATTCGGCAATTATTAGTTATTAATTGTTTTTTTGCTTGTTAAATCGACATAAAAAAGAGCCCCGAAAGGCTCTTTTTTTGATGAACAATTTACTTATAGGCTGACTGGTGCACGCCTACCGCACGACCTGACGGATCGTTCATGGTTTTGAACGCTTCGTCCCATTCTATCGCTTTTGCGGAAGAACAGGCGACTGATGGGCCGCCAGGGACGCATTCGGCCGCGCTTGCTACCGGGAACAGTTCTTCGAAAATTTCACGGTACAAATACGCTTCTTTAGAGGATGGCGTGTTGTACGGGAAGCGGAAGCTGGCCGTTTCCAGTTGTTGATCGGAAACTTGTTCAGCGGCCACTTCTTTCAGGGTATCGATCCAGCTGTAGCCGACACCGTCAGAGAACTGTTCTTTCTGACGCCATGCGACGCTGGCGGGCAGATAGGATTCAAAACATTCGCGCAGGACATGTTTTTCCATTTTGCCGTTGCCACACATTTTGTCCTGCGGGTTGATACGCATTGCCACATCAAGGAATTTCTTATCCAGGAAAGGAACGCGGGCTTCCACGCCCCAGGCGGACATCGCTTTGTTCGCACGGGCACAGTCAAACATATGCAGCGCTTGCAGCTTACGCACGGTTTCCTCATGCAACTCTTTCGCGTCTGGCGCTTTATGGAAGTAGAGATAGCCACCAAAGACTTCGTCTGAACCTTCGCCAGAGAGCACCATTTTAATGCCCATCGCTTTGATCTTACGGGACATTAAATACATCGGGGTAGAGGCGCGAATGGTTGTGACATCGTAGGTCTCAATGTGATAAATCACATCGCGGATAGCATCCAGACCTTCCTGCACGGTGAAGTGAATCTCGTGGTGCACGGTACCAAGGTGGTTTGCGACCTCTTGCGCGGCTTTCAGATCCGGGGCGCCTTCCAGACCCACAGCGAAGGAGTGCAACTGAGGCCACCAGGCTTCGCTGCGCTCCTGATCTTCAACGCGTCGCGCCGCATACTTTTTGGTGATGGCGGAAATGACAGAAGAGTCCAGACCGCCGGACAGCAGCACGCCGTAAGGCACATCTGACATCAGGTGGCTTTTCACGGAGTCTTCCAGCGCCTGACGCAGTTCGTTTTTATCCGTCACATTGTCTTTTACCGCATCGTATTCAAACCAGTCGCGCTGATAGTACTGACGAATTTCGCCGTCTTTGCTCCACAGGTAGCTACCGGCCGGGAATTCTTTAATGGTGCGGCAAACCGGGACCAGGGCTTTCATTTCAGAGGCAACGTAGAGGTTACCGTGTTCGTCATAGCCCATATAAAGTGGGATGATCCCGATATGATCGCGACCAATCAGATAAGCGTCCTGTTCGCTGTCGTACAAAGCAAAGGCGAACATACCCTGCAGATCGTCAAGGAATTCCGGTCCTTTTTCCTGGTACAGCGCGAGGATAACTTCGCAATCAGACCCGGTCTGGAACTGGTAGCGGTCACCGTATTCGGCGCGTAACGCCTGATGGTTATAAATCTCACCGTTAACGGCCAGAATATGTGTCTTCTTCACGTTGTACAGCGGTTGGGCACCGGCGTTGACGTCAACAATCGACAGACGCTCATGCGCCAGAATCGCGTTATCACAGGCGTAAATACCTGACCAGTCCGGGCCGCGATGGCGCATCAGGCGGGACAATTCCAGGGCTTTTTTACGCAGTTCAACTGCGTCTGTTTTAATATCGAATACGCCAAAAATAGAACACATAACCTTCTCCGTTAACCTGTTGCGTGATGCTTTTTATGTTTGCTTGATAAAGAAAATGCCGCAAAGCCGCAGGGGGCGCAAGGATTTTGGTGTGCTGAAAGTGAAAAACTCAATGATGATTGTTGAATGATGAAAAAAGATTACGTAGTAAGCGTATTTATTGACGAATTTTCAGTAAAGCGGTGATTTTATTGAATGGAGTGATTTTGTGTGCCGGATAACGCGTCATACGCTGCTCTCCGGCACAGAATGGCTTAGATAACATCTATCTCGGCAACAGAAGGGTAGATCCAGCTAGGGCGGAACGGCATGCTGTCGATATCGTCAAGCGTAGATACGCCAGACAGTACCAGGATAGTTTCCAGACCAGCCTGGAAACCTGCCAGGATATCAGTACGCAGGTTGTCACCGACAATTACAGTCTCTTCAGAATGCGCCTGCATTTTGTTGAGCGCCGCACGGATAATCCATGGGCTCGGCTTACCGACATAAAACGGCTTACGGCCCGAGATCTTTTCAATACCAGCGCACAGCGCGCCACAGGCAGGATAAAAACCGCGGCCGTGTGTATCCGGGTTAGTCGCGATAAAACGTGCGCCATTGGCCACGAAGTACGCCGCTTTATGCATCATGTCCCAGTTGTAGGAGCGCGTTTCACCGACAATCACAAAATCGGGGTTAACGTCGGTGATAGTAAAGCCTGCTTTATACAGTTCGTGGATCAGCGCGCCTTCACCGACGACATAGGCTTTTTTCCCTTCCTGGCGTCGCAGAAAATCAGCGGTGGCCATGGCGGAAGTATAAAAGACGCTATCGGGGACATTCACCCCGGCAGTCGCAAAGCGGTTCGCCAGATCCTGCCCGGTCTGCGAAGGATAGTTAGTCAGCAGGACTAACGGCAGGCCTTTTTCCAGGATACTGGTCAGGAATTCTGCCGCACCCGGTACGGCAACATTGTCGTGCATGAGCACGCCGTCGATATCACAAATTACATTCTTGATGGTCATGAACTACCCAGGGAATTAGTCAGAAGTCTGATAGTAATCCGATACTATATGAGAGCATTAATTTTCCAGCAAACGTTGCAGCAACGTACCGTTGAGCATTGCGCGCTTCACCAGGGCAAATGCGCCAATGGCGGAGCGGTGGTCCAGCGTGGAACGAACCACAGGCAAATTATGGCGAAACGCCTTCAGTGCCTGGGTATTAATGCAGCTTTCTATTGCCGGTAGCAGCACTTTATCGGCTTCCGTAATCTCACCGGCAATGACAACTTTTTGTGGGTTAAACAAGTTGATGGCGATGGCGATGGTTTTACCCAGATGGCGCCCCACATGCTCAATAACTTCCGCTGCCAGGCTGTCACCTTTATTGGCCGCCTTACAGATCGCTTTGATGCTGCAATCATCCAGCGTCAGTCGGCTTGGATAGCCTTGCTTGAGTAAGTTCTGTACGCGATGCTCGATGGACGCATTCGCCGCAATGGTCTCCAGGCAGCCAAAATTACCGCAGTGGCATCGTTCACCCAGCGGCTCAACCTGAATATGGCCAATTTCACCCACGTTGCCGTTACGACCAATGAAAATACGGCCATTTGAGATAATCCCGGCTCCGGTCCCGCGATGGACGCGCACCAGAATGGAGTCTTCACAATCCTGGCTTGCACCGAAATAGTGCTCTGCAAGGGCCAGACTGCGGATATCGTGACCTACAAAACAGGTCACCTGAAAACGTTTTTCCAGTGCGTCCACCAGCCCCCAGTTTTCAACCTGAATATGGGGCATATAGCGAATGACACCGCTTTCAGGGTCAACGAGGCCTGGCAAAATGACGGAAATGGCAATCAGCTCACGAATTTTCCGCTGGCAGCTTTCAATAAATGTGGCAATCGTATTGAGCAGCGCATATTCCAGCGTTTCCTGCGTACGTTCCGGGAGCGGATAATGCTCTTCAGCGACGACTTTACTGCTCATATCATAGAGTGTGAGCGTGGTGTCGTGGCGACCAAGGCGAACGCCGATTGCGTGGAAATTGCGGGTTTCGGTGACGATAGAGATAGCGCGGCGGCCCCCGGTGGAGGCCTGCTGATCCACTTCTTTGATCAGCCCGCGTTCAATAAGCTGGCGCGTAATTTTGGTTACGCTGGCGGGAGCAAGTTGGCTCTGCTCGGCAATCTGAATTCGCGAGATTGGCCCATGCTGGTCAATCAGGCGATAAACTGCCGCGCTGTTAAGCTGTTTTACGAGATCAACATTACCTATTTGAGCTTGTCCGCCTGGTGTCATTCTTTCTCTTACTCAGTAACGACCTCGTTGCCATTAACGATGGTCTTGATAATTTTAAAGTCGTGCGTGAACGCGGTGAGGTTGGCCACTTTGCCAGACGCGATGCTGCCGAACTGTTTGTCGACGCCGATTGCACGAGCGGGGTAGAGCGTTGCCATACGCAGGACTTCATCCAGTGCGATACCGCAATGTTCAACCAGATTACGGACGCCTTCGATCATGGTTAATGACGAACCGC contains:
- the ubiF gene encoding 3-demethoxyubiquinol 3-hydroxylase, whose product is MTNQPTEIAIVGGGMVGGALALGLAQHGFAVTVIEHAVPAPFVADGQPDVRISAISSASVSLLKGLGVWDAVQGMRSHPYRRLETWEWENAHVVFDAAELKLPLLGYMVENNVLQQALWQALETHPKVTLRVPASLIALHRHHDRHELELAGGERITAKLVIGADGANSQVRQMAGIGIHAWQYAQSCMLITVQCENSPGDSTWQQFTPDGPRAFLPLFDHWASLVWYDTPARIRQLQSLGMPQLQAEIAKHFPKRLGQVTPVVAGAFPLTRRHALQYVQPGLALVGDAAHTIHPLAGQGVNLGYRDVDALIDVLVNARSYGEAWSSQQVLKRYQNRRMTDNFIMQSGMDLFYAGFSNNLQPLRIMRNLGLMAAERAGVLKRQALKYALGL
- the nagD gene encoding ribonucleotide monophosphatase NagD — its product is MTIKNVICDIDGVLMHDNVAVPGAAEFLTSILEKGLPLVLLTNYPSQTGQDLANRFATAGVNVPDSVFYTSAMATADFLRRQEGKKAYVVGEGALIHELYKAGFTITDVNPDFVIVGETRSYNWDMMHKAAYFVANGARFIATNPDTHGRGFYPACGALCAGIEKISGRKPFYVGKPSPWIIRAALNKMQAHSEETVIVGDNLRTDILAGFQAGLETILVLSGVSTLDDIDSMPFRPSWIYPSVAEIDVI
- a CDS encoding N-acetylglucosamine repressor, which encodes MTPGGQAQIGNVDLVKQLNSAAVYRLIDQHGPISRIQIAEQSQLAPASVTKITRQLIERGLIKEVDQQASTGGRRAISIVTETRNFHAIGVRLGRHDTTLTLYDMSSKVVAEEHYPLPERTQETLEYALLNTIATFIESCQRKIRELIAISVILPGLVDPESGVIRYMPHIQVENWGLVDALEKRFQVTCFVGHDIRSLALAEHYFGASQDCEDSILVRVHRGTGAGIISNGRIFIGRNGNVGEIGHIQVEPLGERCHCGNFGCLETIAANASIEHRVQNLLKQGYPSRLTLDDCSIKAICKAANKGDSLAAEVIEHVGRHLGKTIAIAINLFNPQKVVIAGEITEADKVLLPAIESCINTQALKAFRHNLPVVRSTLDHRSAIGAFALVKRAMLNGTLLQRLLEN
- the asnB gene encoding asparagine synthase B, whose translation is MCSIFGVFDIKTDAVELRKKALELSRLMRHRGPDWSGIYACDNAILAHERLSIVDVNAGAQPLYNVKKTHILAVNGEIYNHQALRAEYGDRYQFQTGSDCEVILALYQEKGPEFLDDLQGMFAFALYDSEQDAYLIGRDHIGIIPLYMGYDEHGNLYVASEMKALVPVCRTIKEFPAGSYLWSKDGEIRQYYQRDWFEYDAVKDNVTDKNELRQALEDSVKSHLMSDVPYGVLLSGGLDSSVISAITKKYAARRVEDQERSEAWWPQLHSFAVGLEGAPDLKAAQEVANHLGTVHHEIHFTVQEGLDAIRDVIYHIETYDVTTIRASTPMYLMSRKIKAMGIKMVLSGEGSDEVFGGYLYFHKAPDAKELHEETVRKLQALHMFDCARANKAMSAWGVEARVPFLDKKFLDVAMRINPQDKMCGNGKMEKHVLRECFESYLPASVAWRQKEQFSDGVGYSWIDTLKEVAAEQVSDQQLETASFRFPYNTPSSKEAYLYREIFEELFPVASAAECVPGGPSVACSSAKAIEWDEAFKTMNDPSGRAVGVHQSAYK